The following coding sequences lie in one Phaeodactylum tricornutum CCAP 1055/1 PHATR_bd_5x5 genomic scaffold, whole genome shotgun sequence genomic window:
- a CDS encoding predicted protein gives LVKALASTARIPCLVVTPSVLLRKYYGETNAQVRSLFSLAAKLSPCILCIDELDGLFRERSEQEHEVSRDLKTEFLQWVDGMMSKDDEDRQILLVGATNRPFDCDSAVLRRMPQSHFVGLPDLTARSVYLKHALRSVPITIDFDFNEIACRSEGYSPSDLRQLLQTAA, from the exons CTCGTCAAAGCGTTGGCATCGACCGCACGAATTCCTTGTCTCGTCGTCACGCCAAGTGTTTTGCTACGCAAATATTATGGCGAAACAAATGCACAGGTCCGCAGTTTGTTCTCTCTCGCGGCCAAGCTGTCGCCCTGTATCCTTTGCATCGATGAACTTGACGGTCTCTTTCGCGAACGCAGTGagcaagaacacgaagtTAGCCGGGACTTAAAAACTGAGTTTTTGCAGTGGGTGGACGGAATGATGAGCAAGGATGATGAGGACCGACAGATTCTACTTGTCGGTGCCACAAACCGCCCCTTTGATTGT GACTCAGCGGTTCTACGGAGAATGCCGCAGTCGCACTTTGTCGGGTTGCCGGACCTCACGGCTCGCTCCGTATATCTCAAACATGCACTACGATCCGTCCCGATCACCATCGATTTTGATTTTAATGAAATTGCATGTCGTAGCGAAGGATATAGTCCGAGCGACTTACGGCAATTACTGCAAACCGCGGCG